From the genome of Rhizobacter sp. AJA081-3:
AGCTGTACGCGGTGGGCAAGATCGAGGACGACATCGCGCTCACCGACGCCGGCCCGAAGCTGCTCGACCGCAACGTCCGCCTGCAGACGCGCATGCTGGGCATCGGCTACCACATCCCCTTCTGAGCGCAGCGCCGGTGGCCCTCCCCATGAAGATCCAGATCAACGCCCGCAACCGCGCGCATCACTTCGAGGCCGCGCCCGGCGAAAAGGTGCTGTGCGCCGGCCTGGCGCAGTCCGTCGGACTGCCCTACGAATGCGGCAGCGGCACCTGTGGCACCTGCCGTGCGCGGCTCGTCTCGGGCACGATCGAGGAAGGCTGGCCGGAGGCGCCAGGGCGCAAGTCGCTGAAGTCGGCCGACGAGTTCCTGATGTGCCAGTGCACCGCCACCAGCGACCTGTCGCTGGAGGTCACCGCCTTCGTCGAGGCCTTCGACCCGGCGGTGTGCGTGCCCGCCGCGCTGAAGGGGCACATCCACGGGATGACGCTGCTCACGCACGACGTGGTCGAGATCGACATCGCGCTCGAGGCACCGATGGACTTCGATGCCGGGCAGTTCGTGCTCGTGCAGATGCCGGGCATCGCCGGCTCGCGCGGCTGGTCGATGGTGAACCATGCGCGCGGTGCGACCATGCTGCGCTTCGTGGTCAAGAAGAAGCCCGGTGGCCACCTGTCGGAATGGCTCTTCACCGAGCCGCGCGTCGGCGTTCCCGTCGAACTGTTCGGCCCGCTGGGCAGCGCCACCTTCTACCCCGACATCGCGAAGAACATCGTGTGCATCGCCGGCGGCAGCGGCATCGCCGGGATGATGTCGATCCTCGAGCGGGCCATCGCGGCGCAGCACTTCGCGCGCTTCGACGGCGACGTCTTCTTCGGCGTGCGCACGATGAAGGACGCCTTCTACCTCGACGAGTTGTCGGCGCAGAAGGCGCGCGGCGGCGATCGGCTGAACATCACCGTGGTGCTGTCCGACCAGCCGGCCACGGCGGCCGAGCAGGCCGCGTACCCGCTGCTCGCCTTCGACACCGGCTTCGTGCACGAGGCAGCCGGCCGGCGCATGCAGGGCCGCTTCCAGGGCGTGCGCGCCTACCTGGCCGGTCCGCCACCGGCGGTGGATGCCAGCGTGAGGCTGCTGCTGATGTCGCGCGTCTCGGGCGACAACATCCGCTACGACAAGTTCAGCTGAAAGCCGGGACATGAAGCGCATCCCCATCTGCAAGGCGAGCGACATCCCGGCCAACGGGATGAAGAGCTACGACACCGCGCTCGGCGTGAAGGTGCTCATCGCCAACGCGGGTGACGCCTACTACGGCTACCAGGGCATGTGCCCGCACCAGGACGTCTGCCTCGACGAGGGCTTCTTCGACGGCGCCACGCTCACCTGCCACCAGCACCTGTGGCAGTGGGACATCACCACCGGCGAGGCCGTCGGCCTGGCCGAGGCGCCGCTGGAGCGCTTCGTCATCGAGCACGAGGGCGACGAGCTGTTCGTGCTGCAGTCCAGCGCGCTGAAGGTGTCGGAGCTGTTCAAGGGCGCCTCCGACGCGGCCATCGCGAAGCTCGATGCGCTGGCGCGCCGCGAAACGCACCAGAGCCTGGCCACGCTGTACGACGTGAACGACCCGGCCGACGACCTGTGGGTGCTGGAGTCGGGCCGCGTCGAATTCATCATCGGCCGCGGCGAGCGCACCAGCCCCGCCGGCTTCATGTTGCGCAAGGGCGAGGTGTTCGGCTGGGCGGCGCTGCTCGAGAACCACCCGAAGCGCATCGCCCGCGCGGCCTGCGCCGAGACCTCGACGCTGCTGCGCCTGAAGGGCGAGGACGTGTTGCGCGTGCTCGCCGAAGACCCGGCCTCGGGGTACCTGGTGATGCGGCAGCTCTCGTCGCTGATCACGAAGCACCTCTGGTCGCAGGGGGGCAAATAGACCGAACAAGAGTCGCTTGGAACGGCACGGCGCCGAGTCGTTCGTTCCGCTGGGAGGACAGGCAGCAAGGGTTGATCGGCGTCGCGGTATCTCGACTACAAAACCAGGAGACAGACATGACGTTTGGCATCTACAAGGGCGTGCGCACCGCGCTGGCGGCCGTCGCCGCCGCAGCCGGGCTCGGATTCATCGCACCGTCGGCCGCGCTCGCGGGCGACCTCGAGTACGGCAAGCCGGGCGAGCCGGTGAACCTCGTCATCGGCTACCAGCCGTACTACACGGAGTCGTGGTCGGGCGTGATCATGCGCGGCAAGAAGCTCTACGAGAAGTACCTGCCCAAGGGCTCGACGGTGGAGTTCTCGGTGGGCCTGCAGGGCGCGGTGATCGTCAACGCCATGCTCGCCGGCAAGCAGCACATCGGCTACGTGGGCGACATGCCGGGCATCGTCTCGACCACCAAGCAGGACGTGGCCGACATCCGCATCATCGCCTCCGTGGGCCTGGGCACCGACGCGTGCAACGTGCTGCTCGCCCGCCCCGACGCGCCGAAGTTCGCCAGCGGCAAGGAAGGCATCAAGTGGCTCGACGGCAAGCGCGTCGCGATCCCGCTGGGCAGCTGCGCCGACCGTTTCGCGCAGGAAGCATTCAGGAAGGAAGGCGTCAAGCCCGAGGCGGTGCTGAACCAGAACATCGAGGTCATCACCAGCGGCTTCCGCGCCGGCAAGCTCGACGCCGCGGTGATCTGGGAGCCCACGGCCTCGCGCCTGGTGCAGGAAGGGCTGGCCAAGCGCATCGCCTCCGGCGCCACCGTCAACGAGAACGACGGCGCCTTCCTGACGATGCGGGCCGACCTGATCAAGCAGCGCCCCGACATCGTCAAGGCCTGGCTGAACGCCGAGCTCGACGCGCAGCTGTTCCTGGCCGACCCGAAGAACGCGATGGAGGTGGCGGCGATGGCCACCGCGCAGACCACCGGCTTCACCGAGAAGATGCTGTGGTCGTCGATGTACGGCCAGAACCCGGCCGAATCCGGCGGCGCGACGACGCGGCTCACGCTGCCCTTCGCGCTGACCCCGGACGTGATGAACCTGGTCACCACGGCGGCGAAGTTCCTGCACTCGATCAAGAGCATCAACGTCGACACGCTGCGCGCCGATGCGGTGATGCCCGAGTTCACCCAGCAGATCCTCAAGGAGCGAGGCCTGTCCGCGCCGGTCGGCAAGGTCATGGCCCAGCCCGACAGCGCCTACAAGTCGAAGTAGTCGCATCGCCCGGTGCCGGCTGCCGGCGGCGACAACGATGTCGTCGCCGGGACCGGTGCCGCCCGTGCCCAGACAGAGGAAACCACTGCATGGACCAGACCAACGCCCTGCTCAGACGGGCGATGCCCTTCCAGACGGTGTCGGACGAGCTGCTCGCCGACATCGGCAAGCTGGCCAAGCTGAAGTCGTACGCCCGCGGCGACGTGATCTACAACGCCGGCGACGTGGCCGACAACATCCAGATCGTCTCCTCGGGCGCGGTCGAGCACGTGCTCAAGGTCGGCGCCCAGGGCAGCGACATCGAGCGCGTGATGCGCAGCGGCGACGTGTTCGGCTGGGCCGCCGTGCTCGACGGCACCCGCGGCCGACTGGCCAGCACGAAGAGCCTGGAGCGCACCGAGATCCTGCAGATCGACGGCGAGGAGCTGATGGCGCTGATCGCCCGCTCGCCGCAGACGGGCGACGTGATCATGAGCCGCTTCGCGACCATGATCACCAAGGAGTTCGCCGCGCCCGATGCAGTGGCGGCGCGCATCCCTCACTTCGGGCAGGCCGCCGGCACCGCTGCAATGCCCGCGCAAGGCGACGGCGTGGGCAGCGGCTGGGCGCTCACCGCGTTCCGCCTGTCGCAGTGGCTCAAGAGCCCCAAGCCCTACCTGATGCTGGGCGGCTTCGCGATCCTGCTGTCGTTCTGGTACCTGACGGTGGAGGTGTGGAAGCTGCCGCGCTTCAAGGACACGCCGGGGCTGACCACCGTGGTCAAGGAGCTGTTCAGCACCAACCCGGTGTACGGCCTGTCGGTCTACACGCCCGAGTACTACCAGCACATCTGGGCCAGCGTCCGGCGCGTGGCGATCGCCTTCTTCCTGGCCACCGTGCTGGGCGTGCCGCTGGGCCTGTTCCTCGGCTGGTCGAAGAAGTTCCGCGAATACGTGTTCCCGGTGTTCGAGACATTGCGGCCGATCCCCATCCTGGCCTGGGTGCCGCTGGCGATCCTGATGTTCTCGGGCGCCGAGACGCCGGTGATCTTCCTGACCTTTCTGGCCTCGTTCTTCGCCACCGCGCTGAACACGATGCTCGGCGTCGAGTCGATCGACGAGTCGTACAGCCGCGCCGCCTACTGCCTGGGCGCGAGCAAGTGGCAGGTGTTCCGCGAGGTCATCGTGCCCGGCGCGATGCCCTTCATCTTCACCGGGCTGCAGATCTCGGTGGGTGTCGCGTGGTTCTCGCTGGTGGCCGGCGAGATGGTGTCGGGCGAGTTCGGCCTGGGCTACGTGATCAACACCTCGTACACGATGGTGCGCTACCCGACCATCGTGATCGGCATGGCCACGCTCGGCGCGGTCGGCTACGGCACCAGCGCGCTGGTGCGGATGGTGGGGGACTACATGATGCAGTGGCGTGTGCGCGAACTCGCGCTGGGCGGCCGGTGATGAACAACATGATCGAGACAGGCCGTATGTCGCAGCAGGCCGCGACGCAAGGGGCGATCCGCATCGAGGACGTGGTCAAGATCTACGACCCCGACGGCGCGGCGGTGATGGCGGTGGACCACTGCTCGCTGGACATCCCGGCCGGCGAGATCTGCATGATCGTCGGGCCTTCGGGCTGCGGCAAGACGACGCTGCTCAACGCCATCGCCGGCTTCCACAGCATCACCTCGGGCCGCATCTTCATGGACGGCAAGCTGCTGTGCGGGCCCGACAAGCCGATGGCCGAGCCCGGCTCCGACCGCATCGTGGTGTTCCAGAACGGCGCGCTGTTCCCGTGGAAGACCAACCTCGAGAACGTCGCCTTCGGCCCGCTGATGCAGGGCAAGCTGAGCAAGAAGGAGATCTACGACAAGGCCCGCAGCATGATGGCCGACGCGGGCCTCAGCGGCACCGAGAACAACTTCCCCGGCGAGGTCTCGTCGGGTTTGCGCCGGCGCGTGGAGATCGTGCGCGCGCTGATGAACGACCCGAAGGTGCTGCTGTTCGACGAGCCCTACCGCGCGCTGGACTCGCTGACCAAGTCGGTGATGCACGAGGCGCTGCTGGAGATCTACTACAAGAACAAGGTCACCATCTTCTTCATCACGCACGACCTGGAGGAGGCGATCTTCCTCGGCCACCGCCTGGTCATCATGACCTCGCGGCCGTGCAAGCCGAAGAAGATCCTGACGGTGGACATCCCGCACCCGCGCGACTACGGCGTGCTCACCAGCCCGCGTTTCCGCGAGCTGATGGAAGAGACCAGTGCCGTCGTGCACGAGGAGGCGAAGAAGTCCTTCGCCGCCGGCGAGAGGGAGGGCTGAGCCATGGAAAAGTCGCTGACCCGACTGCGAAAGAAGCTGCTCAGCCGCGCCAGCCTGCGCGCGATGATCTCGCTGCTGGTGTTCGTGCTCCTTTGGGAGCTGGGCTCGCGCTCCAAGCAGTGGCTGGGCTTCTCGCTGCCCTGGATCGGCCAGGTGCCCGCGCCCAGCGGCGTGCTGCGCGTGTGGTCCACGCTGATCACCGATGCGGGCTACTGGCAGAGCTGGTACCTGAGCCTGCTGCGCGTGCTGGCCGGCTTCATCGCGGCGATGGTGATCGGCATCCCGCTCGGGCTGCTGATGGCGGTGAGCAAGACCTTCTACGGCCTGTCGTTCCCGAGCTTCGAGATCCTGCGGCCGATCCCGCCGCTGGCCTGGGTGCCGATCTCGATCATCTTCTGGCCCACGCAGGAGCTGTCGATCGCGTTCGTGACCTTTCTCGGCGCC
Proteins encoded in this window:
- a CDS encoding ABC transporter substrate-binding protein, whose translation is MTFGIYKGVRTALAAVAAAAGLGFIAPSAALAGDLEYGKPGEPVNLVIGYQPYYTESWSGVIMRGKKLYEKYLPKGSTVEFSVGLQGAVIVNAMLAGKQHIGYVGDMPGIVSTTKQDVADIRIIASVGLGTDACNVLLARPDAPKFASGKEGIKWLDGKRVAIPLGSCADRFAQEAFRKEGVKPEAVLNQNIEVITSGFRAGKLDAAVIWEPTASRLVQEGLAKRIASGATVNENDGAFLTMRADLIKQRPDIVKAWLNAELDAQLFLADPKNAMEVAAMATAQTTGFTEKMLWSSMYGQNPAESGGATTRLTLPFALTPDVMNLVTTAAKFLHSIKSINVDTLRADAVMPEFTQQILKERGLSAPVGKVMAQPDSAYKSK
- a CDS encoding ABC transporter ATP-binding protein; protein product: MNNMIETGRMSQQAATQGAIRIEDVVKIYDPDGAAVMAVDHCSLDIPAGEICMIVGPSGCGKTTLLNAIAGFHSITSGRIFMDGKLLCGPDKPMAEPGSDRIVVFQNGALFPWKTNLENVAFGPLMQGKLSKKEIYDKARSMMADAGLSGTENNFPGEVSSGLRRRVEIVRALMNDPKVLLFDEPYRALDSLTKSVMHEALLEIYYKNKVTIFFITHDLEEAIFLGHRLVIMTSRPCKPKKILTVDIPHPRDYGVLTSPRFRELMEETSAVVHEEAKKSFAAGEREG
- a CDS encoding ABC transporter permease, with the protein product MEKSLTRLRKKLLSRASLRAMISLLVFVLLWELGSRSKQWLGFSLPWIGQVPAPSGVLRVWSTLITDAGYWQSWYLSLLRVLAGFIAAMVIGIPLGLLMAVSKTFYGLSFPSFEILRPIPPLAWVPISIIFWPTQELSIAFVTFLGAFFTVVINVVGGAKSIDGRFFQAAQAMGASQWDIFRRVVLPATLPSIVVGSSVGMGITWNVVVAAEMISGGGGSGSGGGLGFFIWNSYVGGSYEQIVVGMISIGIAGFGCSEVLRALGGLSTPWLQKR
- a CDS encoding Rieske 2Fe-2S domain-containing protein, which translates into the protein MKRIPICKASDIPANGMKSYDTALGVKVLIANAGDAYYGYQGMCPHQDVCLDEGFFDGATLTCHQHLWQWDITTGEAVGLAEAPLERFVIEHEGDELFVLQSSALKVSELFKGASDAAIAKLDALARRETHQSLATLYDVNDPADDLWVLESGRVEFIIGRGERTSPAGFMLRKGEVFGWAALLENHPKRIARAACAETSTLLRLKGEDVLRVLAEDPASGYLVMRQLSSLITKHLWSQGGK
- a CDS encoding 2Fe-2S iron-sulfur cluster-binding protein, which translates into the protein MKIQINARNRAHHFEAAPGEKVLCAGLAQSVGLPYECGSGTCGTCRARLVSGTIEEGWPEAPGRKSLKSADEFLMCQCTATSDLSLEVTAFVEAFDPAVCVPAALKGHIHGMTLLTHDVVEIDIALEAPMDFDAGQFVLVQMPGIAGSRGWSMVNHARGATMLRFVVKKKPGGHLSEWLFTEPRVGVPVELFGPLGSATFYPDIAKNIVCIAGGSGIAGMMSILERAIAAQHFARFDGDVFFGVRTMKDAFYLDELSAQKARGGDRLNITVVLSDQPATAAEQAAYPLLAFDTGFVHEAAGRRMQGRFQGVRAYLAGPPPAVDASVRLLLMSRVSGDNIRYDKFS
- a CDS encoding ABC transporter permease subunit, whose product is MDQTNALLRRAMPFQTVSDELLADIGKLAKLKSYARGDVIYNAGDVADNIQIVSSGAVEHVLKVGAQGSDIERVMRSGDVFGWAAVLDGTRGRLASTKSLERTEILQIDGEELMALIARSPQTGDVIMSRFATMITKEFAAPDAVAARIPHFGQAAGTAAMPAQGDGVGSGWALTAFRLSQWLKSPKPYLMLGGFAILLSFWYLTVEVWKLPRFKDTPGLTTVVKELFSTNPVYGLSVYTPEYYQHIWASVRRVAIAFFLATVLGVPLGLFLGWSKKFREYVFPVFETLRPIPILAWVPLAILMFSGAETPVIFLTFLASFFATALNTMLGVESIDESYSRAAYCLGASKWQVFREVIVPGAMPFIFTGLQISVGVAWFSLVAGEMVSGEFGLGYVINTSYTMVRYPTIVIGMATLGAVGYGTSALVRMVGDYMMQWRVRELALGGR